A genomic window from Osmia bicornis bicornis chromosome 4, iOsmBic2.1, whole genome shotgun sequence includes:
- the LOC114873989 gene encoding 3-ketodihydrosphingosine reductase, translated as MLKIALIIISLVIAALFARYYFWRGRLKNVNNKHVVVTGGSSGIGKCVAILAAKYGAHVTIIARDVQKLEAARNEIIRACKNKNVQKVEYLSLDIGDDYNMVEKALNDLERTMGPIYMLVNCAGTAICGKIEDTSVEDLNKMIHINFLGSYYCTKAVVPRMKASQDGIIVLTSSQAALLGIFGYSAYCSTKFALRGLAESISMELAPYNISVTLSLPPDTDTPGFAIEELSKPLETKLISQTSSLVSPEVVADKLFKDALAGKFFSTVGIEGFMLTVLCVGMSPFNSIMELLSQSMLVGLFRLVSAWYLVNFKKIIQNCMKMRDKNKKSE; from the exons atgcttaaAATAGCGCTAATAATCATTTCCCTAGTAATCGCTGCTTTATTCGCGAGATATTACTTTTGGCGAGGGCGTCtaaaaaatgttaacaatAAGCATGTTGTT GTAACTGGAGGATCCAGTGGCATAGGAAAATGTGTAGCAATTCTTGCTGCCAAGTATGGAGCACATGTAACAATAATTGCAAGGGATGTTCAAAAATTAGAGGCAgcaagaaatgaaataattcgtgcatgtaaaaataaaaatgttcaaaaaGTAGAATACTTGTCCTTGGACATTGGGGATGACTACAACATGGTTGAGAAAGCTTTAAATGATTTAGAGAGAACCATGGGACCAATATATATGTTAGTAAATTGTGCTGGTACTGCAATTTGTGGGAAAATTGAAGATACCTCAGTGGAAGATCTAAACAAAATGATCCATATTAATTTTCTGGGATCATATTATTGTACAAAAGCTGTTGTTCCAAGAATGAAAGCTTCTCAAGATGGAATTATTGTATTAACATCTTCTCAAGCTGCATTATTAG GTATATTTGGTTATTCAGCTTATTGTAGTACAAAGTTTGCTCTCCGTGGCTTGGCAGAAAGTATATCCATGGAACTTGCACCGTATAACATTTCTGTGACCCTTAGCTTACCTCCAGACACTGATACACCTGGATTTGCTATAGAAGAATTGTCCAAACCTCTTGAAACAAAACTTATATCTCAAACTAGTTCTTTAGTCAGTCCAGAAGTAGTAGCAGATAAACTTTTTAAGGATGCATTG GCGGGAAAATTCTTCTCTACGGTCGGTATAGAAGGTTTCATGTTGACTGTACTATGCGTGGGAATGTCACCATTTAATTCCATCATGGAATTGCTTTCGCAATCGATGTTGGTTGGTTTATTCCGGCTTGTAAGTGCCTGGTACCTTgtaaatttcaagaaaatcaTCCAAAACTGTATGAAAATGCGcgataagaataaaaaatctGAATAA